One part of the Macrobrachium nipponense isolate FS-2020 chromosome 38, ASM1510439v2, whole genome shotgun sequence genome encodes these proteins:
- the LOC135209611 gene encoding retinol dehydrogenase 13-like isoform X1, with protein sequence MILTTFVVLLIARWYYRSRSGRCNSKERLAGKTVIVTGASSGIGKEAAREFASRGARVILACRNLIKARKVAAEIIGHTGNKDVFVEYLDTSNLDSVRLFCRQILRNEEHLHILVNNAGIVGPQAKQVTKDGLELTMATNHYGHFLLTNLLLDRMIASGPGRIINVSSGIHVIARKINLRDLNFLASNYSPTSAYAQSKLCNILFTKELAEKLEGTEVTANSLHPGAVGTDFFRKGEFQQTWYARVVNGVLSFVVHFAGKTSELGAQTTIYLAVSKDVEKVSGRYFEDCKLSSSSWLAQDRRVAKALWEVSEADVQLRPREEHY encoded by the exons ATGATCTTAACGACGTTTGTGGTCCTCCTGATAGCCAGATGGTACTATAGGTCCCGTTCAGGGAGGTGCAATTCGAAAGAGCGACTGGCCGGGAAGACTGTCATAGTGACTGGTGCTTCTTCAG GAATTGGGAAGGAAGCAGCCAGGGAATTCGCCAGCCGAGGCGCCCGAGTCATCCTAGCATGTAGGAACCTCATCAAGGCCAGGAAAGTTGCCG CTGAAATCATCGGCCATACGGGTAACAAGGATGTCTTCGTCGAATATCTCGACACGTCGAATCTCGACTCAGTCCGTCTTTTCTGTCGACAGATTCTGCGGAATGAGGAGCATTTACACATCTTG gtaaACAATGCCGGGATTGTAGGTCCTCAAGCGAAGCAGGTCACGAAAGACGGGCTGGAACTGACGATGGCGACCAATCACTACGGACATTTTCTGCTGACGAATCTGCTCCTGG ATCGCATGATCGCCAGCGGCCCAGGACGAATTATTAACGTGTCCTCTGGGATCCACGTCATCGCGCGCAAGATAAACCTCCGCGATCTGAACTTCCTGGCGTCGAACTACAGCCCCACGTCGGCCTACGCCCAGAGTAAGCTCTGCAATATCCTGTTCACGAAGGAACTTGCTGAGAAACTCGAAGGAACGG AAGTGACAGCCAACAGCCTCCACCCTGGCGCCGTTGGAACCGACTTTTTCAGAAAAGGCGAGTTCCAGCAGACTTGGTATGCTCGGGTCGTCAACGGAGTTCTCAGCTTCGTGGTGCATTTTGCTGGAAAG ACGAGTGAGCTGGGTGCTCAGACGACTATCTACTTGGCTGTGTCTAAAGATGTTGAAAAGGTTTCTGGGAGATATTTCGAGGACTGTAAG TTGTCATCGAGTTCGTGGCTGGCTCAAGACCGACGGGTAGCCAAGGCGCTGTGGGAAGTCAGCGAAGCCGATGTTCAGCTGCGCCCCCGAGAGGAGCATTACTGA
- the LOC135209526 gene encoding LOW QUALITY PROTEIN: proline-rich protein PRCC-like (The sequence of the model RefSeq protein was modified relative to this genomic sequence to represent the inferred CDS: deleted 1 base in 1 codon) yields the protein MALVAYSDDSDIGSDSEEVEQQVNGVQNDKNAKISPEKNDSDGHTEISPIASANVNSEQKSPSDSGLPSGIDDIVDEDENHYRDKTNILASIPEAVPIDSLQTAVGEVEDELTDVPTADRGKHHTILILFPGLVFIVFLFFQFAEDEEEEEPKEEPERKKVQPSNKGSGLFSFLPEPKHISVKETKRPLIPYVLTKPPPARKSPKPTQAKAKMAYDKKDTGPSDFFSLSESSLDAVAAVPLPPIATTMPEVQTKSYGETAKPNYENQINHVPVESMTSDQQRAESQYSFQPEDQSSEGPADIDQEAMIRLMGKRRGKGEEINFIDVSADDALLTRDEWMTKALSEEKPTHSYSKKKEGLPSQKQKQKHQITYLAHQAKERELELKNNWAQNRMTKMQTQAKYGF from the exons ATGGCTTTGGTGGCATATAGCGATGACAGTGACATTGGAAGCGACTCAGAAGAAGTCGAACAACAAGTGAATGGtgttcaaaatgataaaaatgcaaaaatatctcCCGAAAAGAACGATAGTGATGGGCATACCGAAATATCTCCCATCGCCAGTGCAAATGTCAATTCAGAACAAAAATCACCTTCAGACTCTGGTTTACCCTCAGGGATAGACGATATCGTCGATGAGGATGAAAACCACTACAGAGATAAAACC AACATTTTAGCATCGATACCGGAAGCAGTGCCAATAGATTCATTGCAGACGGCCGTAGGTGAAGTGGAAGATGAGCTTACTGATGTCCCTACAGCtgatagggggaaacatca TACCATATTAATTTTGTTCCCTGGACtagtatttattgttttcttgtttttccagtttgctgaagacgaagaggaagaggaaccAAAGGAGGAGCCTGAAAGAAAGAAAGTCCAACCGTCCAATAAAGGAAGtggtctcttttcttttcttccagaACCTAAGCACATTTCAGTTAAGGAAACAAAGCGTCCGCTCATACCTTATGTCTTGACCAAACCACCTCCTGCACGCAAGTCACCAAAACCAACTCAGGCAAAGGCAAAAATGGCATATGACAAAAAG GATACTGGACCATCAGATTTCTTTTCATTGTCCGAGTCATCATTGGATGCTGTTGCTGCTGTGCCATTACCACCCATCGCGACAACCATGCCAGAAGTGCAAACTAAGAGTTATGGTGAAACTGCTAAACCTAATTATGAAAATCAGATTAATCATGTGCCTGTAGAGTCGATGACCAGTGATCAGCAACGAGCAGAATCTCAGTACTCATTCCAGCCTGAAGATCAGTCATCAGAAGGACCTGCAGATATTGATCAGGAGGCAATGATCAGGCTAATGGGAAAGCGAAGAGGAAAGGGTGAAGAAATAAATTTCATTGATGTCAGTGCAGATGATGCATTATTGACGCGTGACGAGTGGATGACAAAAGCCCTTTCAGAAGAGAAACCAACTCATAGTTATAGCAAGAAAAAGGAAGGATTGCCTTCACAAAAGCAAAAGCAGAAACACCAGATCACATATCTTGCCCATCAAGCAAAGGAGAGAGAGCTGGAACTCAAGAACAATTGGGCTCAGAATCGGATGACAAAAATGCAAACTCAGGCAAAATATGGGTTTtaa
- the LOC135209611 gene encoding retinol dehydrogenase 13-like isoform X2 codes for MILTTFVVLLIARWYYRSRSGRCNSKERLAGKTVIVTGASSGIGKEAAREFASRGARVILACRNLIKARKVAAEIIGHTGNKDVFVEYLDTSNLDSVRLFCRQILRNEEHLHILVNNAGIVGPQAKQVTKDGLELTMATNHYGHFLLTNLLLDRMIASGPGRIINVSSGIHVIARKINLRDLNFLASNYSPTSAYAQSKLCNILFTKELAEKLEGTEVTANSLHPGAVGTDFFRKGEFQQTWYARVVNGVLSFVVHFAGKLSSSSWLAQDRRVAKALWEVSEADVQLRPREEHY; via the exons ATGATCTTAACGACGTTTGTGGTCCTCCTGATAGCCAGATGGTACTATAGGTCCCGTTCAGGGAGGTGCAATTCGAAAGAGCGACTGGCCGGGAAGACTGTCATAGTGACTGGTGCTTCTTCAG GAATTGGGAAGGAAGCAGCCAGGGAATTCGCCAGCCGAGGCGCCCGAGTCATCCTAGCATGTAGGAACCTCATCAAGGCCAGGAAAGTTGCCG CTGAAATCATCGGCCATACGGGTAACAAGGATGTCTTCGTCGAATATCTCGACACGTCGAATCTCGACTCAGTCCGTCTTTTCTGTCGACAGATTCTGCGGAATGAGGAGCATTTACACATCTTG gtaaACAATGCCGGGATTGTAGGTCCTCAAGCGAAGCAGGTCACGAAAGACGGGCTGGAACTGACGATGGCGACCAATCACTACGGACATTTTCTGCTGACGAATCTGCTCCTGG ATCGCATGATCGCCAGCGGCCCAGGACGAATTATTAACGTGTCCTCTGGGATCCACGTCATCGCGCGCAAGATAAACCTCCGCGATCTGAACTTCCTGGCGTCGAACTACAGCCCCACGTCGGCCTACGCCCAGAGTAAGCTCTGCAATATCCTGTTCACGAAGGAACTTGCTGAGAAACTCGAAGGAACGG AAGTGACAGCCAACAGCCTCCACCCTGGCGCCGTTGGAACCGACTTTTTCAGAAAAGGCGAGTTCCAGCAGACTTGGTATGCTCGGGTCGTCAACGGAGTTCTCAGCTTCGTGGTGCATTTTGCTGGAAAG TTGTCATCGAGTTCGTGGCTGGCTCAAGACCGACGGGTAGCCAAGGCGCTGTGGGAAGTCAGCGAAGCCGATGTTCAGCTGCGCCCCCGAGAGGAGCATTACTGA